A section of the Sphaerobacter thermophilus DSM 20745 genome encodes:
- a CDS encoding DegT/DnrJ/EryC1/StrS family aminotransferase: protein MTVTRESLPAVEGGQPVRSQFLVFGAPLIGEEEIQEVVDTLRSGWIGFGPKSLRFEEEFAQYVRAKHGISVGSCTAGLHLALIASGVGPGDEVITTPLTFAATANVVEHVGARPVFVDVDRETQNIDPARIEAAITPRTRAIMPVHMAGRPCDMDAISDIADRHGLTVIEDAAHAVEAAWRGKKIGSISQFTVFSFYATKNLTTAEGGMITTNDDAAAERLRILRLHGISKDAWKRYSASGFTPYEAVEPGYKYNLTDLQSSLGLHQLRRIEANLTIRRRHWKAYDVGFADLPAVETPAPPRPEERHAGHLYTILLRPERLTIDRSQFIEALRAENIGSGIHFTPVHLHAYYRKRYGYRPGDFPNAEEIGSRTVSLPLSAKLTDQDVQDVIAAVRKVVTHYAR, encoded by the coding sequence ATGACCGTAACACGAGAATCCCTACCCGCCGTGGAGGGCGGTCAGCCGGTTCGAAGCCAGTTCCTGGTGTTCGGCGCGCCGCTGATCGGCGAGGAAGAGATCCAGGAGGTTGTGGATACCCTGCGCTCGGGCTGGATCGGGTTCGGCCCTAAGAGCCTCCGCTTCGAGGAGGAGTTCGCCCAGTACGTCCGCGCCAAGCACGGCATCTCGGTCGGGTCCTGCACGGCGGGGCTCCACCTGGCGCTGATCGCCAGCGGTGTCGGCCCGGGCGATGAGGTCATCACCACGCCCCTGACCTTCGCCGCGACCGCCAACGTGGTCGAGCACGTGGGTGCGCGCCCGGTCTTCGTCGACGTCGATCGGGAGACGCAGAACATCGACCCGGCCCGGATCGAAGCCGCCATCACGCCACGGACACGGGCGATCATGCCGGTGCACATGGCCGGGCGCCCCTGCGACATGGACGCGATAAGCGACATCGCCGATCGCCACGGCCTGACCGTCATCGAGGACGCGGCTCACGCGGTTGAGGCGGCCTGGCGCGGCAAGAAGATCGGCAGCATCAGCCAGTTCACCGTCTTCAGCTTCTACGCCACCAAGAATCTGACGACCGCCGAGGGCGGGATGATCACGACGAACGACGACGCGGCAGCCGAGCGGCTCCGCATCCTGCGCCTCCACGGCATCAGCAAGGACGCCTGGAAGCGCTACTCGGCCAGCGGCTTCACCCCCTATGAGGCGGTCGAGCCGGGTTACAAGTACAACCTGACCGACCTCCAGTCCTCGCTCGGGCTCCATCAACTCCGGCGCATCGAAGCCAACCTCACCATCCGGCGACGCCACTGGAAGGCTTACGATGTCGGCTTCGCCGATCTGCCGGCGGTCGAGACGCCCGCCCCGCCCCGACCCGAGGAGCGGCATGCCGGGCACCTCTACACGATCCTGCTCCGGCCCGAGCGGCTCACCATCGACCGCTCCCAATTCATCGAAGCGCTCCGCGCCGAGAACATCGGAAGCGGCATCCACTTCACGCCAGTCCACCTGCACGCCTATTACCGGAAGCGCTACGGCTACCGGCCCGGCGACTTCCCGAACGCCGAGGAGATCGGCAGCCGGACCGTGTCGCTGCCGCTTTCGGCCAAGCTGACCGATCAGGATGTCCAGGACGTGATCGCCGCCGTACGGAAGGTGGTGACGCACTATGCGCGGTGA
- a CDS encoding glycosyltransferase family 4 protein, whose product MRVLFLTHFFPPEIGPPQTRILETARDLQQMGHAVAVLTTFPNYPSGEIPAGYRGRVLMREEMEGIPVVRSWLYAAPNRGFLRRSLSHLSFALSALPAATRLPWRPDVIVVDMHPLFLCVTAAILGRWWGVPYVLNAGDLIPEQAVAYGVMRNPIAIRVTRALASFALNHAAQVVPFTRGIEATLRERGIPPERLHLIYYGADVELFQAPIPEGETIPGLESIAPDAFVVMYAGTHGLPHALDTVLDTAELLADEPDVHLLLVGDGGEKPRLVAKARERGLANITFLDPVPRRLLPALYRRADACLVTLRRSDWLRDFALSSKVFDVMAAGRPAIVAAEGETADVVEHACAGLCVPPEDPAALAEAIRALRARPALARQLGENGQRYVAAHVSRQRQSRAFETVLRQAVEAAPEPHAGRAAPSGWARADAGRLTEPLERTEPTAGVSRRVH is encoded by the coding sequence GTGCGAGTCCTGTTCCTGACTCACTTCTTCCCGCCGGAGATCGGCCCGCCGCAGACCCGGATCCTGGAGACCGCCAGGGATCTGCAGCAGATGGGCCATGCGGTCGCGGTCCTGACGACCTTCCCGAACTACCCAAGCGGGGAGATCCCGGCCGGGTACCGTGGTCGCGTCCTCATGCGGGAGGAGATGGAAGGCATCCCGGTGGTACGGTCCTGGCTCTACGCCGCGCCGAACCGGGGGTTCCTGCGCCGCTCCCTGAGCCACCTGTCGTTCGCACTGAGCGCACTGCCCGCCGCGACACGGCTGCCCTGGCGGCCCGACGTCATCGTGGTCGACATGCACCCGCTCTTCCTGTGCGTCACCGCCGCCATCCTCGGCCGCTGGTGGGGCGTGCCCTACGTGCTGAACGCAGGCGACTTGATCCCAGAGCAGGCCGTGGCCTACGGCGTCATGCGCAACCCGATCGCCATCCGCGTGACCCGGGCGCTGGCGTCCTTCGCACTGAACCACGCGGCGCAGGTGGTCCCGTTCACCCGCGGCATCGAAGCCACCCTGCGGGAGCGGGGAATTCCACCCGAGCGGCTACACCTCATCTACTACGGCGCGGATGTGGAGCTCTTCCAGGCACCGATACCGGAGGGTGAGACCATCCCCGGCCTGGAGAGCATCGCCCCGGACGCGTTCGTGGTGATGTACGCGGGCACGCACGGCCTGCCGCACGCGCTCGACACCGTCCTTGACACCGCCGAGCTCCTGGCCGACGAGCCGGACGTGCATCTCCTCCTGGTCGGCGACGGTGGGGAGAAACCGCGCCTCGTGGCCAAGGCTCGGGAGCGGGGGCTGGCCAACATCACGTTCCTCGACCCCGTGCCCCGCAGGCTGCTCCCCGCGCTGTACCGGCGGGCCGACGCCTGCCTGGTCACGCTCCGGCGATCCGACTGGCTGCGCGACTTCGCGCTGTCGTCGAAGGTCTTCGACGTCATGGCGGCGGGGCGCCCGGCGATCGTCGCCGCCGAGGGCGAGACGGCCGATGTCGTCGAGCACGCCTGCGCCGGACTCTGTGTCCCGCCCGAAGATCCGGCCGCACTGGCGGAGGCCATCCGAGCGCTGCGCGCCCGTCCCGCGCTGGCGCGGCAGCTCGGGGAAAACGGCCAGCGATATGTCGCCGCTCACGTATCGCGCCAGCGGCAATCGCGGGCCTTCGAGACCGTCCTGCGCCAGGCGGTCGAGGCGGCTCCGGAGCCCCACGCGGGTCGCGCCGCGCCGAGCGGGTGGGCGCGGGCCGACGCAGGCAGGCTCACCGAGCCGCTAGAGAGGACGGAACCCACAGCAGGCGTATCGAGGCGAGTTCATTGA
- a CDS encoding DegT/DnrJ/EryC1/StrS family aminotransferase codes for MVTKQSPQEEKVIPIAQVRFDSGEIDAAVAVLRSGNVRQGKVTRELEERFAAMVGARHAVAVSSGTAALHLAWLALLEPGDEVLVPAFTFIATASTVVFAGGRPIFCDVDPATATLDLEDAARRLTPRTRAIAPVHLYGGACDVDGIQRLAREHGLRIVWDAAQAHGTSVNGRDVGSFADMVCYSFYPTKNMTTGEGGMITTNDDALAERLRLLRSHGQERKYEHTLLGLNYRLTDVQAAIGLVQLDQLPGWLEQRRANARRLDALLAGLPGITTPTSLPGVEHSYHQYTIQIDAAAAGITRDDLQAALAARGIQSAVHYPRPLHRQPVFAPEHGATSLPVSERLAESVLSLPVHPALTEDDLERIGASVRSIVLGEA; via the coding sequence GTGGTAACTAAGCAGAGCCCGCAGGAGGAGAAGGTCATCCCGATCGCCCAGGTACGGTTCGACTCGGGAGAGATCGATGCCGCTGTGGCCGTGCTGCGCTCGGGCAACGTGCGGCAGGGAAAGGTCACCCGCGAGTTGGAAGAGCGCTTCGCGGCGATGGTGGGAGCACGCCACGCCGTGGCGGTCAGCTCCGGCACGGCGGCGCTGCATCTCGCCTGGCTGGCGCTCCTGGAGCCGGGAGATGAGGTGCTGGTCCCGGCCTTCACCTTCATCGCCACCGCCAGCACGGTGGTGTTCGCCGGCGGGCGCCCGATCTTCTGCGATGTCGATCCTGCCACCGCCACGCTCGATCTCGAAGATGCGGCGCGCCGCCTGACGCCGCGGACCCGCGCCATCGCGCCGGTCCACCTCTACGGCGGCGCCTGCGATGTGGACGGCATCCAGCGGCTGGCGCGCGAGCATGGCCTACGTATCGTCTGGGACGCGGCACAGGCCCACGGGACCAGTGTCAACGGGCGAGACGTCGGCAGCTTCGCCGACATGGTCTGCTACTCGTTCTACCCGACTAAGAACATGACGACCGGCGAGGGCGGCATGATCACGACCAACGACGACGCCCTCGCGGAACGCCTCCGCCTGCTCCGGAGCCACGGCCAGGAGCGGAAGTACGAGCACACGCTGCTGGGCCTGAACTACCGCCTGACCGACGTGCAGGCGGCGATCGGCTTAGTGCAGCTCGACCAACTGCCGGGCTGGCTGGAGCAGCGGCGCGCCAACGCCCGGCGGCTCGATGCGCTGCTCGCCGGCCTGCCGGGCATCACGACGCCTACCAGCCTGCCGGGCGTCGAGCATTCCTACCACCAGTACACGATCCAGATCGACGCTGCAGCGGCCGGGATCACCCGCGACGACCTGCAAGCGGCGCTCGCGGCGCGCGGGATTCAGTCGGCCGTCCACTACCCGCGCCCACTGCACCGGCAGCCGGTCTTCGCCCCGGAGCACGGGGCGACCAGCCTGCCGGTGAGCGAGCGGCTCGCGGAGTCGGTCCTGTCGCTGCCGGTCCACCCGGCGTTGACGGAGGACGATCTGGAGCGCATCGGCGCCAGCGTCCGGTCGATCGTCCTGGGCGAGGCGTGA
- a CDS encoding Gfo/Idh/MocA family protein: protein MTLETHATTAAQNGQATARVGVIGCGRIAERHVDAYRKLGATVVVADQDPAAAQRLAEAQRVAWRGSPDDLLDDPELDAIDVCVPTAAHASVVLAALERGKHVFCEKPLCRTYEEAEAIAAAQRESGRLVMVGYLYRFHPAFQFAKQVLEDGIIGRPYFAIFRLGGRGSHRAWKHTTESGGGATLEMMVHNLDLIQWLLGCPDEVDLLRRSTLLPERQIGSERVRVNAEDYVLARLRVGDVEVVCESDLVTPSYMNYVEIQGDNGSLFTSILHYLPTIVYCKEPRGVFNLGNNTQQFPPVNLFERELGHFLEALRSDRTPMNGVSESLQLMAVIERIREGSPVGGN, encoded by the coding sequence ATGACGCTTGAGACGCACGCCACCACGGCGGCACAGAACGGCCAGGCTACCGCAAGGGTCGGGGTCATCGGCTGTGGGCGTATCGCCGAGCGGCATGTCGATGCCTACCGGAAACTCGGCGCGACCGTCGTGGTGGCCGACCAGGACCCGGCAGCCGCCCAGCGGCTGGCCGAGGCACAGCGCGTCGCATGGCGCGGCTCACCAGACGATCTGCTCGACGACCCGGAGCTCGACGCAATCGACGTCTGCGTGCCGACCGCCGCCCACGCGAGCGTGGTCCTGGCCGCGCTGGAGCGCGGCAAGCACGTCTTCTGTGAGAAGCCGCTGTGCCGGACGTACGAGGAGGCCGAAGCGATCGCAGCCGCGCAGCGCGAGTCGGGCCGCCTCGTCATGGTCGGCTATCTGTACCGCTTCCACCCCGCGTTCCAGTTCGCCAAGCAGGTGCTCGAAGACGGGATCATCGGCCGGCCCTACTTCGCGATCTTCCGCCTGGGCGGGCGAGGCAGCCACCGCGCCTGGAAGCACACGACCGAGTCAGGCGGCGGCGCGACCCTGGAGATGATGGTCCACAACCTCGACCTGATCCAGTGGCTCCTCGGGTGCCCCGATGAGGTCGACCTGCTCCGGCGCTCCACGCTCCTCCCGGAGCGGCAGATCGGCTCGGAGCGAGTGCGGGTCAACGCCGAGGACTACGTGCTTGCCCGGCTCCGGGTCGGGGACGTGGAGGTGGTCTGCGAGAGCGACCTGGTGACGCCGTCTTACATGAACTACGTCGAGATCCAGGGCGACAACGGCTCGCTCTTCACCAGCATCCTGCACTACCTGCCCACCATCGTCTACTGCAAAGAGCCGCGCGGGGTCTTCAACCTCGGCAACAACACGCAGCAGTTCCCGCCCGTGAACCTGTTCGAGCGCGAACTCGGCCACTTCCTGGAGGCGCTGCGGAGCGACCGCACGCCCATGAACGGCGTGTCCGAGTCGCTGCAGCTCATGGCGGTGATTGAACGCATCCGTGAAGGGAGCCCGGTCGGTGGTAACTAA